The Thermoanaerobaculia bacterium genomic interval TGACTGGCACTGTCGGCCTTGGCGCTGACAATGCGCTAGGCGCTCGAATTGCGTACGAGCGACTCTTCACGGAGAGATTCGGTCTTGAAGTGGGTTTGGCATCGTCTCAGCATGATCTGACGCTCGTGATCGTGAACGGAGTGCCGAGAACGTCTTCGTTTCGAATGAGTCCGTTGACTCTAAGTGGAACTTTGCATGTAGGTGATTCGAATCGCGTGGACTCCTACTTTGGAGCGGGCCTGGCGTATGTGACCGTCAGCGACTACACGCCAGCTGGTTCCTCGGAAAGTATCTCGGTGGATTCGGAACTTACATGGACGGTGCAGTATGGGATGGATATTGCGTTGGGAAGAAAGCAAAGGCTTAGCGCAAAGAAAAAGCGATGGAGTCTCGGATTCTCAGTCTCGTACATGCAAGGGGAAGCCGAAGCGGGCTCTCTGTCGCTTCCTCTCGAGACAGTCAACATTTCTGCGGGCGTTGTCTGGCAGCTGAGGTAGGGGAGGTCGCCGCAAGGCAGCTCGAGGGGTGCCGGAACTTTGTTCAAGAGGAATAGGCCTGGGCGAGACGGAGTGCGGCTCGCTTCGCGGCAGCCCGCGCTGCGGTAGAAGTCGGTCGACCCGTCGCACGCGCAAGATCTTCGTACGAGAGGTGCTTGTCGAGGCGACCGACAAGAAGTATTTGATCGTCTTCTGAAAGTCTTGCGATAGCGGCGAGATACTTGCGTCGCTCTTGCGCATCTATGGCGTCATCGAGGGGCGAGTCGACCCCTGCTATTTCGATTTCCCCGTTGATGACTTCGCCGGTAGTCGAGCGCCGAATCTCATCGCGAACCAAATTGTCGACGCAAACCATGAGATATCGCCTCAGCGCAGGCCCGTCAATAGCGCCAAGTTCGCCGATAGTGCGCAGCGCGCGATAGAGCGATTCCTGAACCAAGTCTCCTGTATCCATTCGACGACGCGCGAACGGCGGCAGCCGGCAGTGCGCCCACCGTTTCAATACCGCAAGGAGCGCAGGCAGAAGATCTCGAGTGTGGGCGGCAGTCGCTTCCGCTCCGGAACTGTGAGTCCTATTCTTGCTGCTTCGCAAGAGGAGCCTCCTCGGAAGGGTTCAGTTACATAACAATTTGTCAATTGCTTGCGATGAGTTCGTATGGATGTTAAAGCAAAGAGGCCGAGTGCGCGCTGCCGGCCAAGGGCTTCTTCCCGCCGACCTACTTCACCGGGGTTGCCCAGTCGCACCGCATCGCGCGCGAGGAGATCTTCGGTCCGGTGCTGGCGGTGATGACCTTCCGCACCGCCGACGAGGCGATCGAGAAGGCCAACAACCTCGCCTACGGCCTCTCGGCCGGCGTCTGGACCGACAAGGGCGCCAAGATCTTCGCCATGACCAAGCGCCTGAAGGCCGGCGTCGTCTGGGCGAACACCTTCAACAAGTTCGACCCCACCAGCCCCTTCGGCGGCTACAAAGAGTCCGGCTTCGGCCGTGAAGGCGGCATCCACGGCCTCGAGGCGTACGTCGACCTCGGGTGAAGCCCCTCCTGCGCGGGTAGGCTACTGCGTCTTCTCGAGCACCACCGGCAGCGCCAGGCGGTAGAAGAACCACGCGAGCGGTAGGGCGACGGCCGCGACCAGCGTCATCCAGAGGGCGGCGGTCCAACTCGTCGAAGTGCCCAGTGCTGCGAGGTCTCTCGCGAGGCCGAGGAGCGGGGTGACTGGGTTCCACGCGACGAGGGTGCGGAAGAGCCCTTCCTTCGGCACGGCATAGAACACCGGGGTCATGAAGAACCAGAAGGTGGTCACCGCCTGGAGGCCCTTGCCGACGTCGTGGTAGAGAGCGTGGAGCGGCGCGAGGAAGAGGCCGATGGCCGTGCCGAGGAGCGCCAGGACGACGAGCGGCAGCGGCGCCAGGACGACCGTCCACGGCACGCCCTGGCGAAGGAAGAGGAAGACCACCGCGACCACCAGGATCTTCGGCGCGACGTTGACCAGCACGCGCGCCACCGCCGCGCCGATCAGGCTCTCCGGCGGCAGGTCGAGCTTGGCAAGGATCGCGCGCTCCGAGGCCAGGGTGTCGATCTGCACCGTGATCGACTCGACGAAGGTCTGCCAGGCGACCAGCCCGAGGAGCACGAAGGCGGCGTAGGGGATGCCGGTGTCGCCGGCGTCGAGGATCTTGGCGCGGTCGGCGAGCACCGCCCAGAAGACCATGCCGAGCGCCGGCAGGAAGGCGAGGAAGCCGCCGAGTAGGGTCTGCCGGTACTCGGCGTGCAGCTGGCGCGTGAGCATCTGGCGCGCCATCCCCGCCGAGGCGGCGAGGTCGCGCCGCATCTGGGCGAACAGGCGGCGATGGCGGTCTCGGCCGGCGTCGGGCTGGTAGACGATCTCTTTCACGGCGCGGGCTCCGGTGTCTCGAGCGGATTCTGAATCTGGCTCTCGAGCCAGCGCCAGACCGCCCAGTCGCG includes:
- a CDS encoding sigma-70 family RNA polymerase sigma factor — encoded protein: MRSSKNRTHSSGAEATAAHTRDLLPALLAVLKRWAHCRLPPFARRRMDTGDLVQESLYRALRTIGELGAIDGPALRRYLMVCVDNLVRDEIRRSTTGEVINGEIEIAGVDSPLDDAIDAQERRKYLAAIARLSEDDQILLVGRLDKHLSYEDLARATGRPTSTAARAAAKRAALRLAQAYSS
- a CDS encoding aldehyde dehydrogenase family protein, with product MPAKGFFPPTYFTGVAQSHRIAREEIFGPVLAVMTFRTADEAIEKANNLAYGLSAGVWTDKGAKIFAMTKRLKAGVVWANTFNKFDPTSPFGGYKESGFGREGGIHGLEAYVDLG
- a CDS encoding ABC transporter permease; amino-acid sequence: MKEIVYQPDAGRDRHRRLFAQMRRDLAASAGMARQMLTRQLHAEYRQTLLGGFLAFLPALGMVFWAVLADRAKILDAGDTGIPYAAFVLLGLVAWQTFVESITVQIDTLASERAILAKLDLPPESLIGAAVARVLVNVAPKILVVAVVFLFLRQGVPWTVVLAPLPLVVLALLGTAIGLFLAPLHALYHDVGKGLQAVTTFWFFMTPVFYAVPKEGLFRTLVAWNPVTPLLGLARDLAALGTSTSWTAALWMTLVAAVALPLAWFFYRLALPVVLEKTQ